Proteins encoded together in one Erinaceus europaeus chromosome 11, mEriEur2.1, whole genome shotgun sequence window:
- the MTMR11 gene encoding myotubularin-related protein 11 isoform X3, with translation MWWGGRGHSFNIAPQKDNPELGLSAPKSIQGSGMPEPRRNQLGSCLTSGCLSGEQILAWAPGIRKGLEPELPGTLICTNLRVTFQPCGWQRSQDTPLSSEYDFALVNIGQIEAVSGLSRVQLLRPGSLLKFIPEEILIHGRDFRLLRVGFEAGGLKPQAFQVTMAIVKAKAQSSQGQQYAGIILSKAGQSSASRNPPIPLLETSEDWETERKKQGARDWRVSTVNERFDLATSLSRYFWVPKRTLDSEVRRTFGHFHQSRGPRLSWHHPAGSDLLRSGGFCTASDPNKEDIRAVESMLQAGHSDVVLVDTMDELPSLADVQLAHSKLRTLCQPDSSAAEDKWLSVLEGTRWLDYIRSCLRKASDITVLVTSRVRSVVLQEHSDRDFNGLLSSLVQLLSAPEARTLLGFQSLVQREWVAAGHPFLTRFGETTASEEVCTSLPTFQFPSSQAPVFLLFLDCVWQLLQQFPAEFEFSEFFLLALHDSVRVPDTLTFLRDTPWERGKQSGQSNSYTKVYTPGYCQLPAGDSINPQLSVWNWSLRYSNEQRLQFHNPGYDPESCPDSWLPRQQMGLLAPTISGLQDELAHLQELLRKWTPRINNS, from the exons ATGTGGTGGGGGGGCCGGGGCCACAGTTTTAACATCGCCCCCCAGAAGGACAACCCAGAATTGGGG CTCTCTGCACCAAAGTCTATCCAAGGGAGTGGAATGCCAGAGCCCAGGAGAAATCAGCTTGGCAGTTGCCTAACTTCTGGATGTCTCTCAG gggAACAGATCTTAGCCTGGGCGCCTGGGATAAGAAAAGGGCTGGAACCTGAACTGCCTGGAACCCTGATCTGCACCAACTTGAGGGTCACCTTCCAGCCCTGTGGATGGCAGCGGAGTCAG GATACTCCTCTGAGCAGTGAATACGATTTTGCTCTGGTCAACATTGGGCAGATAGAGGCTG TGAGTGGCCTGTCCCGGGTTCAGCTCCTCCGGCCTGGGTCTTTGCTTAAATTTATCCCTGAGGAGATTCTGATTCACGGTCGAGACTTCCGGCTGCTCAGAGTTGGTTTTGAAGCTGGAGGACTCAAGCCTCAAGCCTTTCAG GTGACCATGGCCATTGTCAAAGCCAAAGCTCAGAGCAGCCAAGGCCAACAGTATGCGGGGATAATCCTGAGCAAGGCTG GCCAGAGTTCTGCTTCCAGAAATCCACCTATCCCCCTCCTGGAGACATCAGAAGACTGGGAGACTGAGCGGAAAAAACAGGGGGCCAGGGACTGGAGGGTCAGTACTGTCAACGAGAGGTTCGACTTAGCCACCAG CCTCTCCCGTTACTTCTGGGTCCCTAAACGAACTCTGGACAGTGAGGTCAGGAGAACATTTGGCCACTTCCATCAGAGCCGTGGACCG CGCCTATCCTGGCACCACCCTGCAGGCAGTGACCTTCTCCGCTCTGGTGGCTTCTGTACAGCCAGTGACCCTAACAAAGAGGACATCAG AGCTGTGGAGTCCATGCTCCAGGCCGGGCATTCAGATGTAGTCCTGGTAGACACAATGGATGAGCTGCCCAGTCTTGCAGATGTCCAGCTTGCGCACTCAAAGCTGAGAACCCTCTGCCAGCCTG ATTCATCTGCAGCTGAGGATAAATGGCTATCAGTCCTGGAAGGAACACGGTGGTTGGACTATATCAG GTCTTGTCTTCGAAAGGCCAGTGACATTACAGTCTTAGTTACATCCAGGGTTCGCTCTGTAGTTCTTCAAG AGCACAGTGATCGTGATTTCAATGGCCTCCTCTCTTCACTCGTCCAGCTGCTTTCAGCCCCTGAAGCCAGAACTCTGCTTGGCTTCCAATCACTAGTGCAAAGAGAGTGGGTGGCAGCTGGACATCCCTTCCTGACACGATTTGGGGAAACTACAGCCAGTGAAGAG GTCTGCACATCCCTTCCAACCTTTCAGTTTCCCTCTTCTCAGGCCCCAGTGTTCCTCCTCTTCTTGGATTGCGTCTGGCAGCTCCTCCAGCAGTTTCCAGCTGAGTTTGAATTCTCTGAGTTTTTCCTTCTTGCTCTTCATGATAGCGTCAGGGTTCCTGATACTCTTACATTCTTGAGGGATACTCCCTGGGAGCGTGGAAAGCAGAGTGGACAG TCCAACTCTTATACGAAAGTCTACACTCCAGGATACTGTCAGCTTCCAGCGGGGGACTCAATTAACCCACAGCTGTCTGTCTGGAACTGGAGTTTACGCTACAGCAATGAACAGAGACTTCAATTCCATAATCCTGGCTATGACCCAGAATCGTGTCCAGATTCTTGGCTCCCCAGACAACAG ATGGGTCTCTTAGCTCCCACAATATCTGGCCTCCAGGATGAGCTAGCCCATCTTCAGGAGCTATTAAGGAAATGGACACCAAGAATAAATAACTCCTGA
- the SF3B4 gene encoding splicing factor 3B subunit 4 — MAAGPISERNQDATVYVGGLDEKVSEPLLWELFLQAGPVVNTHMPKDRVTGQHQGYGFVEFLSEEDADYAIKIMNMIKLYGKPIRVNKASAHNKNLDVGANIFIGNLDPEIDEKLLYDTFSAFGVILQTPKIMRDPDTGNSKGYAFINFASFDASDAAIEAMNGQYLCNRPITVSYAFKKDSKGERHGSAAERLLAAQNPLSQADRPHQLFADAPPPPSAPNPVVSSLGSGLPPPGMPPPGSFPPPVPPPGALPPGIPPAMPPPPMPPGAGGHGPPSAGTPGAGHPAHGHSHPHPFPPGGMPHPGMTQMQLAHHGPHGLGHPHAGPPGSGGQPPPRPPPGMPHPGPPPMGMPPRGPPFGSPMGHPGPMPPHGMRGPPPLMPPHGYTGPPRPPPYGYQRGPLPPPRPTPRPPVPPRGPLRGPLPQ, encoded by the exons ATGGCGGCCGGGCCGATCTCCGAACGAAACCAGG ATGCCACAGTGTACGTGGGGGGCCTGGACGAGAAAGTTAGCGAACCGCTGCTATGGGAGCTGTTTCTCCAGGCAGGGCCGGTTGTCAACACCCACATGCCAAAGGATAGAGTTACTGGTCAGCACCAAG GCTATGGCTTTGTGGAATTCTTGAGCGAGGAGGATGCTGACTATGCCATTAAGATCATGAACATGATCAAGCTCTATGGGAAGCCAATAAGAGTGAACAAGGCATCAGCTCACAACAAAAACCTGGATGTGGGGGCCAACATTTTTATCGGAAACCTGGACCCAGAGATTGATGAGAAGCTACTTTATGATACTTTCAGTGCTTTTGGGGTCATTTTACAAACCCCCAAGATTATGCGAGACCCTGACACAGGCAACTCCAAAGGTTATGCCTTTATTAATTTTGCTTCGTTTGATGCATCGGATGCAGCGATTGAGGCCATGAATGGGCAGTACCTCTGTAACCGGCCTATCACTGTTTCTTATGCCTTCAAGAAGGACTCCAAGGGTGAACGCCATGGCTCAGCAGCTGAGCGACTTCTGGCAGCCCAGAACCCACTCTCCCAGGCTGATCGCCCCCACCAGCTGTTTGCAGATGCACCccctccaccttctgcccccAATCCTGTGGTGTCATCATTGGGGTCTGGGCTTCCTCCACCAG GCATGCCTCCTCCTGGCTCCTTCCCACCcccagtgccacctcctggagccCTTCCACCTGGGATACCCCCAGCCATGCCTCCACCACCTATGCCTCCTGGAGCTGGAGGACATGGCCCCCCATCAGCTGGAACCCCAGGAGCTGGACACCCTGCACATGGACATTCACATCCACACCCTTTCCCACCGGGTGGAATGCCCCATCCTG GGATGACTCAGATGCAGCTGGCCCACCATGGCCCTCATGGTTTAGGACACCCCCATGCTGGACCCCCAGGCTCTGGAGGACAACCACCACCCCGACCACCACCTGGAATGCCTCATCCTGGACCCCCGCCAATGGGTATGCCCCCCCGAGGGCCTCCATTTGGATCTCCTATGG GTCACCCAGGTCCAATGCCCCCCCATGGTATGCGTGGACCTCCTCCGCTGATGCCCCCTCATGGATATACTGGCCCTCCAAGACCCCCACCCTATGGCTACCAGCGGGGGCCACTCCCTCCACCCAGACCCACTCCCCGGCCCCCAGTCCCTCCTCGTGGCCCACTTCGAGGCCCTCTCCCTCAGTAA
- the MTMR11 gene encoding myotubularin-related protein 11 isoform X4 has protein sequence MAAESVSGLSRVQLLRPGSLLKFIPEEILIHGRDFRLLRVGFEAGGLKPQAFQVTMAIVKAKAQSSQGQQYAGIILSKAGQSSASRNPPIPLLETSEDWETERKKQGARDWRVSTVNERFDLATSLSRYFWVPKRTLDSEVRRTFGHFHQSRGPRLSWHHPAGSDLLRSGGFCTASDPNKEDIRAVESMLQAGHSDVVLVDTMDELPSLADVQLAHSKLRTLCQPDSSAAEDKWLSVLEGTRWLDYIRSCLRKASDITVLVTSRVRSVVLQEHSDRDFNGLLSSLVQLLSAPEARTLLGFQSLVQREWVAAGHPFLTRFGETTASEEVCTSLPTFQFPSSQAPVFLLFLDCVWQLLQQFPAEFEFSEFFLLALHDSVRVPDTLTFLRDTPWERGKQSGQSNSYTKVYTPGYCQLPAGDSINPQLSVWNWSLRYSNEQRLQFHNPGYDPESCPDSWLPRQQSSFTVPGPPSSVWLFSRGALTPLNQLCPWRDSSSMLAISSRWFPRPAISSESMADQEWGLPSHWGACPLPAGLLLPRCLGPQIKLWKRCYLRGRPEIQMGLLAPTISGLQDELAHLQELLRKWTPRINNS, from the exons ATGGCAGCGGAGTCAG TGAGTGGCCTGTCCCGGGTTCAGCTCCTCCGGCCTGGGTCTTTGCTTAAATTTATCCCTGAGGAGATTCTGATTCACGGTCGAGACTTCCGGCTGCTCAGAGTTGGTTTTGAAGCTGGAGGACTCAAGCCTCAAGCCTTTCAG GTGACCATGGCCATTGTCAAAGCCAAAGCTCAGAGCAGCCAAGGCCAACAGTATGCGGGGATAATCCTGAGCAAGGCTG GCCAGAGTTCTGCTTCCAGAAATCCACCTATCCCCCTCCTGGAGACATCAGAAGACTGGGAGACTGAGCGGAAAAAACAGGGGGCCAGGGACTGGAGGGTCAGTACTGTCAACGAGAGGTTCGACTTAGCCACCAG CCTCTCCCGTTACTTCTGGGTCCCTAAACGAACTCTGGACAGTGAGGTCAGGAGAACATTTGGCCACTTCCATCAGAGCCGTGGACCG CGCCTATCCTGGCACCACCCTGCAGGCAGTGACCTTCTCCGCTCTGGTGGCTTCTGTACAGCCAGTGACCCTAACAAAGAGGACATCAG AGCTGTGGAGTCCATGCTCCAGGCCGGGCATTCAGATGTAGTCCTGGTAGACACAATGGATGAGCTGCCCAGTCTTGCAGATGTCCAGCTTGCGCACTCAAAGCTGAGAACCCTCTGCCAGCCTG ATTCATCTGCAGCTGAGGATAAATGGCTATCAGTCCTGGAAGGAACACGGTGGTTGGACTATATCAG GTCTTGTCTTCGAAAGGCCAGTGACATTACAGTCTTAGTTACATCCAGGGTTCGCTCTGTAGTTCTTCAAG AGCACAGTGATCGTGATTTCAATGGCCTCCTCTCTTCACTCGTCCAGCTGCTTTCAGCCCCTGAAGCCAGAACTCTGCTTGGCTTCCAATCACTAGTGCAAAGAGAGTGGGTGGCAGCTGGACATCCCTTCCTGACACGATTTGGGGAAACTACAGCCAGTGAAGAG GTCTGCACATCCCTTCCAACCTTTCAGTTTCCCTCTTCTCAGGCCCCAGTGTTCCTCCTCTTCTTGGATTGCGTCTGGCAGCTCCTCCAGCAGTTTCCAGCTGAGTTTGAATTCTCTGAGTTTTTCCTTCTTGCTCTTCATGATAGCGTCAGGGTTCCTGATACTCTTACATTCTTGAGGGATACTCCCTGGGAGCGTGGAAAGCAGAGTGGACAG TCCAACTCTTATACGAAAGTCTACACTCCAGGATACTGTCAGCTTCCAGCGGGGGACTCAATTAACCCACAGCTGTCTGTCTGGAACTGGAGTTTACGCTACAGCAATGAACAGAGACTTCAATTCCATAATCCTGGCTATGACCCAGAATCGTGTCCAGATTCTTGGCTCCCCAGACAACAG TCAAGCTTCACGGTTCCTGGACCCCCCAGTTCTGTGTGGCTCTTCTCTAGAGGGGCCCTGACTCCCCTGAATCAGCTCTGTCCTTGGAGAGACAGTTCTTCCATGCTGGCAATCTCTTCTCGTTGGTTCCCCCGACCTGCTATCTCCTCTGAAAGCATGGCTGATCAGGAGTGGGGGCTCCCCTCACACTGGGGTGCTTGCCCTTTACCTGCGGGGTTGCTGTTGCCCAGATGTCTGGGACCCCAGATCAAGCTCTGGAAACGTTGCTACCTGAGGGGAAGGCCTGAGATCCAG ATGGGTCTCTTAGCTCCCACAATATCTGGCCTCCAGGATGAGCTAGCCCATCTTCAGGAGCTATTAAGGAAATGGACACCAAGAATAAATAACTCCTGA
- the MTMR11 gene encoding myotubularin-related protein 11 isoform X5: protein MWWGGRGHSFNIAPQKDNPELGLSAPKSIQGSGMPEPRRNQLGSCLTSGCLSGEQILAWAPGIRKGLEPELPGTLICTNLRVTFQPCGWQRSQDTPLSSEYDFALVNIGQIEAVSGLSRVQLLRPGSLLKFIPEEILIHGRDFRLLRVGFEAGGLKPQAFQVTMAIVKAKAQSSQGQQYAGIILSKAGQSSASRNPPIPLLETSEDWETERKKQGARDWRVSTVNERFDLATSLSRYFWVPKRTLDSEVRRTFGHFHQSRGPRLSWHHPAGSDLLRSGGFCTASDPNKEDIRAVESMLQAGHSDVVLVDTMDELPSLADVQLAHSKLRTLCQPDSSAAEDKWLSVLEGTRWLDYIRSCLRKASDITVLVTSRVRSVVLQEHSDRDFNGLLSSLVQLLSAPEARTLLGFQSLVQREWVAAGHPFLTRFGETTASEEVCTSLPTFQFPSSQAPVFLLFLDCVWQLLQQFPAEFEFSEFFLLALHDSVRVPDTLTFLRDTPWERGKQSGQSNSYTKVYTPGYCQLPAGDSINPQLSVWNWSLRYSNEQRLQFHNPGYDPESCPDSWLPRQQDAGAKHHQNT from the exons ATGTGGTGGGGGGGCCGGGGCCACAGTTTTAACATCGCCCCCCAGAAGGACAACCCAGAATTGGGG CTCTCTGCACCAAAGTCTATCCAAGGGAGTGGAATGCCAGAGCCCAGGAGAAATCAGCTTGGCAGTTGCCTAACTTCTGGATGTCTCTCAG gggAACAGATCTTAGCCTGGGCGCCTGGGATAAGAAAAGGGCTGGAACCTGAACTGCCTGGAACCCTGATCTGCACCAACTTGAGGGTCACCTTCCAGCCCTGTGGATGGCAGCGGAGTCAG GATACTCCTCTGAGCAGTGAATACGATTTTGCTCTGGTCAACATTGGGCAGATAGAGGCTG TGAGTGGCCTGTCCCGGGTTCAGCTCCTCCGGCCTGGGTCTTTGCTTAAATTTATCCCTGAGGAGATTCTGATTCACGGTCGAGACTTCCGGCTGCTCAGAGTTGGTTTTGAAGCTGGAGGACTCAAGCCTCAAGCCTTTCAG GTGACCATGGCCATTGTCAAAGCCAAAGCTCAGAGCAGCCAAGGCCAACAGTATGCGGGGATAATCCTGAGCAAGGCTG GCCAGAGTTCTGCTTCCAGAAATCCACCTATCCCCCTCCTGGAGACATCAGAAGACTGGGAGACTGAGCGGAAAAAACAGGGGGCCAGGGACTGGAGGGTCAGTACTGTCAACGAGAGGTTCGACTTAGCCACCAG CCTCTCCCGTTACTTCTGGGTCCCTAAACGAACTCTGGACAGTGAGGTCAGGAGAACATTTGGCCACTTCCATCAGAGCCGTGGACCG CGCCTATCCTGGCACCACCCTGCAGGCAGTGACCTTCTCCGCTCTGGTGGCTTCTGTACAGCCAGTGACCCTAACAAAGAGGACATCAG AGCTGTGGAGTCCATGCTCCAGGCCGGGCATTCAGATGTAGTCCTGGTAGACACAATGGATGAGCTGCCCAGTCTTGCAGATGTCCAGCTTGCGCACTCAAAGCTGAGAACCCTCTGCCAGCCTG ATTCATCTGCAGCTGAGGATAAATGGCTATCAGTCCTGGAAGGAACACGGTGGTTGGACTATATCAG GTCTTGTCTTCGAAAGGCCAGTGACATTACAGTCTTAGTTACATCCAGGGTTCGCTCTGTAGTTCTTCAAG AGCACAGTGATCGTGATTTCAATGGCCTCCTCTCTTCACTCGTCCAGCTGCTTTCAGCCCCTGAAGCCAGAACTCTGCTTGGCTTCCAATCACTAGTGCAAAGAGAGTGGGTGGCAGCTGGACATCCCTTCCTGACACGATTTGGGGAAACTACAGCCAGTGAAGAG GTCTGCACATCCCTTCCAACCTTTCAGTTTCCCTCTTCTCAGGCCCCAGTGTTCCTCCTCTTCTTGGATTGCGTCTGGCAGCTCCTCCAGCAGTTTCCAGCTGAGTTTGAATTCTCTGAGTTTTTCCTTCTTGCTCTTCATGATAGCGTCAGGGTTCCTGATACTCTTACATTCTTGAGGGATACTCCCTGGGAGCGTGGAAAGCAGAGTGGACAG TCCAACTCTTATACGAAAGTCTACACTCCAGGATACTGTCAGCTTCCAGCGGGGGACTCAATTAACCCACAGCTGTCTGTCTGGAACTGGAGTTTACGCTACAGCAATGAACAGAGACTTCAATTCCATAATCCTGGCTATGACCCAGAATCGTGTCCAGATTCTTGGCTCCCCAGACAACAG GACGCGGGGGCGAAACACCACCAAAACACGTAA
- the MTMR11 gene encoding myotubularin-related protein 11 isoform X2, producing MWWGGRGHSFNIAPQKDNPELGLSAPKSIQGSGMPEPRRNQLGSCLTSGCLSGEQILAWAPGIRKGLEPELPGTLICTNLRVTFQPCGWQRSQDTPLSSEYDFALVNIGQIEAVSGLSRVQLLRPGSLLKFIPEEILIHGRDFRLLRVGFEAGGLKPQAFQVTMAIVKAKAQSSQGQQYAGIILSKAGQSSASRNPPIPLLETSEDWETERKKQGARDWRVSTVNERFDLATSLSRYFWVPKRTLDSEVRRTFGHFHQSRGPRLSWHHPAGSDLLRSGGFCTASDPNKEDIRAVESMLQAGHSDVVLVDTMDELPSLADVQLAHSKLRTLCQPDSSAAEDKWLSVLEGTRWLDYIRSCLRKASDITVLVTSRVRSVVLQEHSDRDFNGLLSSLVQLLSAPEARTLLGFQSLVQREWVAAGHPFLTRFGETTASEEAPVFLLFLDCVWQLLQQFPAEFEFSEFFLLALHDSVRVPDTLTFLRDTPWERGKQSGQSNSYTKVYTPGYCQLPAGDSINPQLSVWNWSLRYSNEQRLQFHNPGYDPESCPDSWLPRQQSSFTVPGPPSSVWLFSRGALTPLNQLCPWRDSSSMLAISSRWFPRPAISSESMADQEWGLPSHWGACPLPAGLLLPRCLGPQIKLWKRCYLRGRPEIQMGLLAPTISGLQDELAHLQELLRKWTPRINNS from the exons ATGTGGTGGGGGGGCCGGGGCCACAGTTTTAACATCGCCCCCCAGAAGGACAACCCAGAATTGGGG CTCTCTGCACCAAAGTCTATCCAAGGGAGTGGAATGCCAGAGCCCAGGAGAAATCAGCTTGGCAGTTGCCTAACTTCTGGATGTCTCTCAG gggAACAGATCTTAGCCTGGGCGCCTGGGATAAGAAAAGGGCTGGAACCTGAACTGCCTGGAACCCTGATCTGCACCAACTTGAGGGTCACCTTCCAGCCCTGTGGATGGCAGCGGAGTCAG GATACTCCTCTGAGCAGTGAATACGATTTTGCTCTGGTCAACATTGGGCAGATAGAGGCTG TGAGTGGCCTGTCCCGGGTTCAGCTCCTCCGGCCTGGGTCTTTGCTTAAATTTATCCCTGAGGAGATTCTGATTCACGGTCGAGACTTCCGGCTGCTCAGAGTTGGTTTTGAAGCTGGAGGACTCAAGCCTCAAGCCTTTCAG GTGACCATGGCCATTGTCAAAGCCAAAGCTCAGAGCAGCCAAGGCCAACAGTATGCGGGGATAATCCTGAGCAAGGCTG GCCAGAGTTCTGCTTCCAGAAATCCACCTATCCCCCTCCTGGAGACATCAGAAGACTGGGAGACTGAGCGGAAAAAACAGGGGGCCAGGGACTGGAGGGTCAGTACTGTCAACGAGAGGTTCGACTTAGCCACCAG CCTCTCCCGTTACTTCTGGGTCCCTAAACGAACTCTGGACAGTGAGGTCAGGAGAACATTTGGCCACTTCCATCAGAGCCGTGGACCG CGCCTATCCTGGCACCACCCTGCAGGCAGTGACCTTCTCCGCTCTGGTGGCTTCTGTACAGCCAGTGACCCTAACAAAGAGGACATCAG AGCTGTGGAGTCCATGCTCCAGGCCGGGCATTCAGATGTAGTCCTGGTAGACACAATGGATGAGCTGCCCAGTCTTGCAGATGTCCAGCTTGCGCACTCAAAGCTGAGAACCCTCTGCCAGCCTG ATTCATCTGCAGCTGAGGATAAATGGCTATCAGTCCTGGAAGGAACACGGTGGTTGGACTATATCAG GTCTTGTCTTCGAAAGGCCAGTGACATTACAGTCTTAGTTACATCCAGGGTTCGCTCTGTAGTTCTTCAAG AGCACAGTGATCGTGATTTCAATGGCCTCCTCTCTTCACTCGTCCAGCTGCTTTCAGCCCCTGAAGCCAGAACTCTGCTTGGCTTCCAATCACTAGTGCAAAGAGAGTGGGTGGCAGCTGGACATCCCTTCCTGACACGATTTGGGGAAACTACAGCCAGTGAAGAG GCCCCAGTGTTCCTCCTCTTCTTGGATTGCGTCTGGCAGCTCCTCCAGCAGTTTCCAGCTGAGTTTGAATTCTCTGAGTTTTTCCTTCTTGCTCTTCATGATAGCGTCAGGGTTCCTGATACTCTTACATTCTTGAGGGATACTCCCTGGGAGCGTGGAAAGCAGAGTGGACAG TCCAACTCTTATACGAAAGTCTACACTCCAGGATACTGTCAGCTTCCAGCGGGGGACTCAATTAACCCACAGCTGTCTGTCTGGAACTGGAGTTTACGCTACAGCAATGAACAGAGACTTCAATTCCATAATCCTGGCTATGACCCAGAATCGTGTCCAGATTCTTGGCTCCCCAGACAACAG TCAAGCTTCACGGTTCCTGGACCCCCCAGTTCTGTGTGGCTCTTCTCTAGAGGGGCCCTGACTCCCCTGAATCAGCTCTGTCCTTGGAGAGACAGTTCTTCCATGCTGGCAATCTCTTCTCGTTGGTTCCCCCGACCTGCTATCTCCTCTGAAAGCATGGCTGATCAGGAGTGGGGGCTCCCCTCACACTGGGGTGCTTGCCCTTTACCTGCGGGGTTGCTGTTGCCCAGATGTCTGGGACCCCAGATCAAGCTCTGGAAACGTTGCTACCTGAGGGGAAGGCCTGAGATCCAG ATGGGTCTCTTAGCTCCCACAATATCTGGCCTCCAGGATGAGCTAGCCCATCTTCAGGAGCTATTAAGGAAATGGACACCAAGAATAAATAACTCCTGA
- the MTMR11 gene encoding myotubularin-related protein 11 isoform X1 → MWWGGRGHSFNIAPQKDNPELGLSAPKSIQGSGMPEPRRNQLGSCLTSGCLSGEQILAWAPGIRKGLEPELPGTLICTNLRVTFQPCGWQRSQDTPLSSEYDFALVNIGQIEAVSGLSRVQLLRPGSLLKFIPEEILIHGRDFRLLRVGFEAGGLKPQAFQVTMAIVKAKAQSSQGQQYAGIILSKAGQSSASRNPPIPLLETSEDWETERKKQGARDWRVSTVNERFDLATSLSRYFWVPKRTLDSEVRRTFGHFHQSRGPRLSWHHPAGSDLLRSGGFCTASDPNKEDIRAVESMLQAGHSDVVLVDTMDELPSLADVQLAHSKLRTLCQPDSSAAEDKWLSVLEGTRWLDYIRSCLRKASDITVLVTSRVRSVVLQEHSDRDFNGLLSSLVQLLSAPEARTLLGFQSLVQREWVAAGHPFLTRFGETTASEEVCTSLPTFQFPSSQAPVFLLFLDCVWQLLQQFPAEFEFSEFFLLALHDSVRVPDTLTFLRDTPWERGKQSGQSNSYTKVYTPGYCQLPAGDSINPQLSVWNWSLRYSNEQRLQFHNPGYDPESCPDSWLPRQQSSFTVPGPPSSVWLFSRGALTPLNQLCPWRDSSSMLAISSRWFPRPAISSESMADQEWGLPSHWGACPLPAGLLLPRCLGPQIKLWKRCYLRGRPEIQMGLLAPTISGLQDELAHLQELLRKWTPRINNS, encoded by the exons ATGTGGTGGGGGGGCCGGGGCCACAGTTTTAACATCGCCCCCCAGAAGGACAACCCAGAATTGGGG CTCTCTGCACCAAAGTCTATCCAAGGGAGTGGAATGCCAGAGCCCAGGAGAAATCAGCTTGGCAGTTGCCTAACTTCTGGATGTCTCTCAG gggAACAGATCTTAGCCTGGGCGCCTGGGATAAGAAAAGGGCTGGAACCTGAACTGCCTGGAACCCTGATCTGCACCAACTTGAGGGTCACCTTCCAGCCCTGTGGATGGCAGCGGAGTCAG GATACTCCTCTGAGCAGTGAATACGATTTTGCTCTGGTCAACATTGGGCAGATAGAGGCTG TGAGTGGCCTGTCCCGGGTTCAGCTCCTCCGGCCTGGGTCTTTGCTTAAATTTATCCCTGAGGAGATTCTGATTCACGGTCGAGACTTCCGGCTGCTCAGAGTTGGTTTTGAAGCTGGAGGACTCAAGCCTCAAGCCTTTCAG GTGACCATGGCCATTGTCAAAGCCAAAGCTCAGAGCAGCCAAGGCCAACAGTATGCGGGGATAATCCTGAGCAAGGCTG GCCAGAGTTCTGCTTCCAGAAATCCACCTATCCCCCTCCTGGAGACATCAGAAGACTGGGAGACTGAGCGGAAAAAACAGGGGGCCAGGGACTGGAGGGTCAGTACTGTCAACGAGAGGTTCGACTTAGCCACCAG CCTCTCCCGTTACTTCTGGGTCCCTAAACGAACTCTGGACAGTGAGGTCAGGAGAACATTTGGCCACTTCCATCAGAGCCGTGGACCG CGCCTATCCTGGCACCACCCTGCAGGCAGTGACCTTCTCCGCTCTGGTGGCTTCTGTACAGCCAGTGACCCTAACAAAGAGGACATCAG AGCTGTGGAGTCCATGCTCCAGGCCGGGCATTCAGATGTAGTCCTGGTAGACACAATGGATGAGCTGCCCAGTCTTGCAGATGTCCAGCTTGCGCACTCAAAGCTGAGAACCCTCTGCCAGCCTG ATTCATCTGCAGCTGAGGATAAATGGCTATCAGTCCTGGAAGGAACACGGTGGTTGGACTATATCAG GTCTTGTCTTCGAAAGGCCAGTGACATTACAGTCTTAGTTACATCCAGGGTTCGCTCTGTAGTTCTTCAAG AGCACAGTGATCGTGATTTCAATGGCCTCCTCTCTTCACTCGTCCAGCTGCTTTCAGCCCCTGAAGCCAGAACTCTGCTTGGCTTCCAATCACTAGTGCAAAGAGAGTGGGTGGCAGCTGGACATCCCTTCCTGACACGATTTGGGGAAACTACAGCCAGTGAAGAG GTCTGCACATCCCTTCCAACCTTTCAGTTTCCCTCTTCTCAGGCCCCAGTGTTCCTCCTCTTCTTGGATTGCGTCTGGCAGCTCCTCCAGCAGTTTCCAGCTGAGTTTGAATTCTCTGAGTTTTTCCTTCTTGCTCTTCATGATAGCGTCAGGGTTCCTGATACTCTTACATTCTTGAGGGATACTCCCTGGGAGCGTGGAAAGCAGAGTGGACAG TCCAACTCTTATACGAAAGTCTACACTCCAGGATACTGTCAGCTTCCAGCGGGGGACTCAATTAACCCACAGCTGTCTGTCTGGAACTGGAGTTTACGCTACAGCAATGAACAGAGACTTCAATTCCATAATCCTGGCTATGACCCAGAATCGTGTCCAGATTCTTGGCTCCCCAGACAACAG TCAAGCTTCACGGTTCCTGGACCCCCCAGTTCTGTGTGGCTCTTCTCTAGAGGGGCCCTGACTCCCCTGAATCAGCTCTGTCCTTGGAGAGACAGTTCTTCCATGCTGGCAATCTCTTCTCGTTGGTTCCCCCGACCTGCTATCTCCTCTGAAAGCATGGCTGATCAGGAGTGGGGGCTCCCCTCACACTGGGGTGCTTGCCCTTTACCTGCGGGGTTGCTGTTGCCCAGATGTCTGGGACCCCAGATCAAGCTCTGGAAACGTTGCTACCTGAGGGGAAGGCCTGAGATCCAG ATGGGTCTCTTAGCTCCCACAATATCTGGCCTCCAGGATGAGCTAGCCCATCTTCAGGAGCTATTAAGGAAATGGACACCAAGAATAAATAACTCCTGA